One genomic segment of Cinclus cinclus chromosome 31, bCinCin1.1, whole genome shotgun sequence includes these proteins:
- the ATP8B2 gene encoding phospholipid-transporting ATPase ID — protein MGLTGCCVAEEERRVRANAREYNEKFQYANNCIKTSKYNIVTFLPVNLFEQFQEVANTYFLFLLILQLIPQISSLSWFTTIVPLVLVLTITAVKDATDDYFRHKSDNQVNNRQSQVLIGGVLRQEQWMNVRVGDIIKLENNQFVAADLLLLSSSEPHGLCYIETTELDGETNMKVRQAIPITAELGDTSQLARFDGEVICEPPNNKLDKFGGTLYWKENKYPLSNQNMLLRGCVLRNTEWCFGLVIFAGPDTKLMQNSGRTKFKRTSIDRLMNTLVLWIFGFLVCMGVILAIGNAIWEHEVGICFQIYLPWDEGVHSAFFSGFLSFWSYIIILNTVVPISLYVSVEVIRLGHSYFINWDKKMYCAKRRTPAEARTTTLNEELGQVEYIFSDKTGTLTQNIMVFSKCSVNGHSYGDVQDMVGPKAELGEKPEPVDFSFNPLADPRFQFWDPSLLEAVKLGDLHVHEFFRLLSLCHTVMSEEKSEGELLYKAQSPDEGALVTAARNFGFVFRSRTPKTITVHELGQAITYQLLAILDFNNIRKRMSVIIRSPEGKIRLYCKGADTILLERLHPVNQDLTSITTDHLNEYAGEGLRTLVLAYRDLEESYYKDWSKRLHRAGSVLEAREDYLARLYDEVEHDMMLLGATAIEDKLQQGVPETIAILTLANIKIWVLTGDKQETAVNIGYSCKMLTDDMTEVFVVTGHTVLEVREELRKAREKMMDASQSVCNGFSYQEKLSSRLTSVLEAIAGEYALVINGHSLAHALEADMEVEFLETACACKAVICCRVTPLQKAQVVELVKKYKKAVTLAIGDGANDVSMIKTAHIGVGISGQEGIQAVLASDYSFSQFKFLQRLLLVHGRWSYLRMCKFLCYFFYKNFAFTMVHFWFGFFCGFSAQTVYDQYFITLYNIVYTSLPVLAMGVFDQDVPEQRSMEYPKLYEPGQLNLLFNKREFFICIAQGIYTSILMFFIPYGVFADATRDDGAQLADYQSFAVTVATSLVIVVSVQIGLDTGFWTAINHFFIWGSLAAYFAILFTMHSDGLFWMFPNQFRFVGNAQNTLAQPTVWLTIALTTVVCIVPVVAFRFLKLDLKPELSDTVRYTQLVRKKQKTQRRCMRHAGHVGSRHSGYAFSHQEGFGELIMSGKNMRLSSSALSSFAPSTSWIETLRKKKGCEGSSAGSPSGAADKTLKV, from the exons ATGGGGCTCACAGGGTGCTGTGTTGCAGAGGAAGAGCGTCGAGTGCGAGCCAACGCACGGGAATACAACGAGAAGTTCCAGTACGCA AATAACTGCATCAAGACCTCCAAGTACAACATTGTCACCTTCCTGCCTGTCAACCTCTTCGAGCAGTTCCAGGAAGTGGCCAACACctatttcctcttcctcctcatcctgcaG ctgatTCCTCAGATCTCTTCACTCTCCTGGTTTACCACCATCGTGCCTTTGGTTCTTGTCTTAACCATCACAGCTGTCAAAGATGCCACCGATGACTAT TTCCGCCATAAAAGTGACAACCAGGTGAACAACCGGCAGTCTCAGGTCCTGATTGGTGGAGT CCTTAGGCAGGAGCAGTGGATGAATGTCCGTGTTGGAGACATCATCAAGTTGGAGAACAACCAGTTTGTTGCG GctgacctcctcctcctctccagcagcGAACCACATGGGTTATGCTACATAGAGACTACCGAGCTGGATGG AGAGACCAACATGAAGGTACGTCAAGCCATCCCCATCACAGCGGAGCTGGGGGACACCAGCCAGCTGGCTCGCTTTGATG GTGAGGTGATCTGTGAACCCCCCAACAACAAGCTGGACAAGTTTGGTGGGACACTATACTGGAAGGAGAACAAGTACCCCCTGAGCAACCAGAACATGCTGCTGCGGGGCTGCGTCCTGCGCAACACCGAGTGGTGCTTTGGCCTCGTCATCTTTGCAG GACCCGACACAAAACTGATGCAGAATAGCGGCCGGACCAAATTTAAGCGGACAAGCATTGACCGGCTGATGAACACGCTGGTGCTCTGG ATCTTTGGGTTCCTGGTGTGCATGGGAGTGATCCTGGCCATTGGCAATGCCATCTGGGAGCATGAGGTGGGCATCTGCTTCCAGATCTACTTGCCCTGGGACGAGGGGGTGCACAGTGCCTTCTTCTCTGGCTTCCTCTCCTTCTGGTCCTACATCATCATCCTCAACACTGTGGTGCCCATCTCGCTCTATGTGAG CGTTGAGGTGATCCGGCTTGGGCACAGCTACTTCATCAACTGGGACAAAAAGATGTACTGTGCCAAGCGCCGGACGCCAGCTGAAGCCCGCACCACCACCCTCAACgaggagctgggacaggtggAGTACATCTTTTCTGACAAGACTGGCACCCTCACCCAGAATATCATGGTCTTCAGCAAGTGCTCTGTGAACGGGCACAGCTATG GTGATGTGCAGGACATGGTGGGtcccaaggcagagctgggagag AAGCCAGAGCCAGTAGACTTCTCCTTCAACCCACTGGCAGACCCACGCTTCCAGTTCTGGGACCCCAGCCTACTGGAAGCTGTCAAGCTGGGAGACCTCCACGTGCACGAGTTCTTCCGCCTGCTCTCACTCTGTCACACCGTCATGTCTGAAGAGAAGAGTGAAG GGGAGTTGTTGTACAAGGCACAGTCCCCAGATGAGGGAGCACTGGTCACAGCTGCCAGAAACTTTGGCTTTGTGTTCCGGTCCCGCACGCCCAAGACCATCACAGTGCATGAGCTGGGTCAAGCTATCACCTACCAGCTGCTGGCCATCCTAGACTTCAACAACATCCGCAAGCGCATGTCCGTCATCA TCCGCAGCCCTGAGGGCAAGATACGGCTGTACTGCAAAGGTGCTGACACCATCCTGCTGGAGCGGCTGCATCCTGTCAACCAGGACCTGACCAGCATCACCACCGACCACCTCAAC GAGTATGCTGGTGAGGGGCTGCGGACACTGGTGCTGGCCTACAGAGACCTGGAGGAGAGCTACTATAAGGACTGGTCCAAGCGGCTGCACCGAGCTGGCAGTGTCCTTGAGGCCCGTGAAGATTACCTGGCTCGGCTCTATGATGAGGTTGAGCATGATATGATG CTGCTTGGAGCCACAGCCATCGAGGACAAACTGCAGCAGGGGGTCCCCGAAACCATTGCCATCCTGACACTGGCCAACATCAAGATTTGGGTGCTGACAGGGGACAAGCAGG AAACAGCTGTGAACATTGGCTACTCCTGCAAGATGCTGACAGATGACATGACAGAGGTGTTTGTGGTCACAGGCCACACTGTGCTGGAGGTGCGAGAGGAGCTCAG GAAAGCCCGAGAGAAGATGATGGATGCATCGCAGTCTGTGTGCAATGGCTTCTCCTACCAAGAGAAACTCTCCTCCAGGCTTACCTCTGTGCTCGAAGCCATTGCAGGCGAATACGCCCTGGTCATCAATGGGCACAGCCTG GCCCATGCACTGGAGGCAGACATGGAAGTGGAATTCCTGGAGACAGCGTGTGCCTGCAAGGCTGTTATCTGCTGCCGTGTCACACCCCTGCAGAAAGCCCAAGTGGTGGAGCTGGTGAAGAAGTACAAGAAAGCCGTCACTTTGGCCATTGGGGATGGGGCCAATGATGTCAGCATGATCAAGA ctgcccacATTGGGGTTGGCATCAGTGGACAGGAAGGCATCCAGGCCGTGCTGGCCTCTGATTACTCCTTCTCCCAGTTCAAGTTCCTACAGCGCCTGCTCCTGGTGCATGGACGCTGGTCCTACCTGCGCATGTGCAAGTTTCTTTGCTACTTCTTCTACAAGAACTTCGCCTTCACTATGGTCCACTTCTGGTTTGGCTTCTTCTGTGGCTTCTCAGCACAG ACAGTGTACGACCAGTATTTCATCACTCTGTACAACATTGTCTACACATCGCTGCCTGTGCTCGCTATGGGTGTCTTCGACCAG GATGTGCCAGAGCAGCGGAGCATGGAGTACCCCAAACTCTATGAGCCTGGGCAGCTGAACCTGCTCTTCAACAAGCGGGAGTTCTTCATCTGCATTGCCCAAGGCATCTACACCTCCATCCTCATGTTCTTCATCCCCTACGGTGTCTTTGCTGATGCCACCCGTGATGATGGTGCCCAGCTGGCTGACTACCAGTCCTTTGCCGTCACTGTCGCCACCTCCCTGGTGATAGTTGTCAGTGTGCAG ATTGGGCTAGACACAGGATTCTGGACAGCCATCAACCACTTCTTCATCTGGGGCAGTCTGGCCGCCTACTTTGCTATCCTCTTCACCATGCACAGTGACGGCCTCTTCTGGATGTTCCCCAATCAGTTCCGCTTTGTGG GTAATGCACAGAACACGCTGGCCCAGCCCACGGTCTGGCTGACCATTGCCCTCACCACCGTAGTCTGCATCGTGCCCGTTGTGGCCTTTCGCTTCCTTAAGCTGGACCTGAAACCAGAACTCTCGGATACG gtacGCTACACTCAGCTGGTACGGAAGAAGCAGAAGACACAGCGCCGGTGCATGAGGCACGCAGGGCATGTGGGCTCACGCCACTCTGGCTATGCCTTCTCCCATCAGGAGGGTTTTGGGGAGCTCATCATGTCTGGCAAGAATATGCGGCTTAGCTCCTCAGCACTCTCCAGCTTtgcccccagcaccagctggaTTGAGACCCTGCGGAAGAAGAAGGGTTGCgagggcagcagtgctggcagccccAGCGGTGCAGCTGACAAGACTCTCAAGGTCTGA
- the IL6R gene encoding interleukin-6 receptor subunit alpha isoform X2 — protein MAWPSGTLLLLLLRLLLHLSAGGRPCGPTRLSRDTVLGHLGANITLTCQDEVPANATVLWQVEEQGTAGGWGQQLAEGNTLLLRWLRYEDSGHYSCTVGSRLLRSLRLLVAEPPETPQVSCYRRSHDKDVLCEWPQQEKPSPGTRAILWVKQRFVAENATEQRCRYFSKARKFVCRVKVPPGADDTKHLVVSTCVSNSAGGSAGKDKIITLSSILKPDPPINVTVEALEKAPQRLQVNWSYPSSWDRRFYWLRFQVRYRPEPAPTFMEVDQVTTTWLDIRDAWRGTRHVVQVRAKDEFGHGAWSEWSPEAVGTPWTEPWDLTSEMEPFSSQVPMEDGTYGVTLLPKLFGEDDTNDAGGSVMESSTHPVATPYAFLVTGGSLLLGIALFVGIVVRYRQKWWTSGQKTAKPEGEGQHMLVPLGVPLPALSDTPLLSHPAPSAPVMLHMTHTDISSSGQ, from the exons ATGGCGTGGCCGTCGGGGAcgcttctcctcctccttctccgCCTCCTCCTTCACCTCTCCGCCGGCGGGCGGCCCTGCGGCCCCACCA GACTGTCGCGGGACACGGTCTTGGGCCACCTGGGAGCCAACATCACATTGACCTGCCAGGACGAGGTGCCTGCAAATGCCACGGTGTTGTGGCAGGTGGAggagcaggggacagcagggggctggggacagcagctggcAGAGGGTAACACTCTGCTCCTGCGGTGGCTGCGCTACGAGGACTCTGGGCACTACAGCTGCACTGTGGGGAGCCGCCTGCTGCGCTCCCTGCGTCTGCTGGTGGCAG agccCCCTGAAACTCCCCAGGTCTCCTGCTACCGGCGGAGCCACGACAAGGACGTCCTGTGTGAGTGGCCACAGCAGGAGAAGCCATCCCCAGGGACAAGGGCGATACTCTGGGTGAAGCAGAG GTTTGTGGCTGAGAATGCCACAGAGCAGCGGTGCCGCTACTTCTCCAAGGCACGAAAGTTTGTTTGCCGGGTGAAGGTGCCACCTGGCGCTGATGACACCAAACACCTTGTGGTGTCCACGTGCGTCAGCAACAGTGCTGGTGGCTCGGCTGGCAAAGACAAGATCATCACCCTCAGCAGTATCC TGAAGCCAGACCCCCCAATCAATGTGACAGTGGAGGCACTGGAGAAGGCCCCTCAGCGGCTGCAGGTGAACTGGTCCTACCCCTCATCCTGGGACCGCCGTTTCTACTGGCTCCGCTTCCAGGTCCGCTACCGGCCTGAACCTGCTCCAACTTTCATGGAG GTGGATCAGGTGACAACAACTTGGCTCGACATTCGTGACGCATGGCGTGGGACGAGGCATGTGGTGCAGGTGAGGGCCAAGGATGAGTTTGGCCACGGTGCATGGAGCGAGTGGAGCCCGGAGGCTGTGGGCACCCCTTGGACAG AACCTTGGGACCTCACCTCTGAAATGGAGCCTTTCAGCTCACAG GTCCCCATGGAAGATGGTACCTATGGGGTGACACTGCTCCCCAAGCTCTTTGGGGAGGATGATACTAATGATGCTGGTG GGTCTGTCATGGAATCCAGTACCCATCCTGTGGCAACCCCCTATGCTTTCCTGGTCACTGGAGGAAGTCTGCTACTTGGCATCGCCCTGTTTGTTGGCATCGTGGTGAG GTACAGGCAGAAATGGTGGACAAGTGGGCAGAAGACGGCCAAGCCAGAGGGCGAAGGGCAGCATATGCTGGTCCCCCTAGGTGTCCCCCTGCCTGCACTCAGTGATACTCCTCTGCTCTCACACCCTGCCCCCTCAGCCCCTGTAATGCTCCACATGACTCACACAGATATTTCCTCCTCAGGGCAGTAG
- the IL6R gene encoding interleukin-6 receptor subunit alpha isoform X5, with translation MAWPSGTLLLLLLRLLLHLSAGGRPCGPTRLSRDTVLGHLGANITLTCQDEVPANATVLWQVEEQGTAGGWGQQLAEGNTLLLRWLRYEDSGHYSCTVGSRLLRSLRLLVAEPPETPQVSCYRRSHDKDVLCEWPQQEKPSPGTRAILWVKQRFVAENATEQRCRYFSKARKFVCRVKVPPGADDTKHLVVSTCVSNSAGGSAGKDKIITLSSILKPDPPINVTVEALEKAPQRLQVNWSYPSSWDRRFYWLRFQVRYRPEPAPTFMEVRPCLLACCLSLVRLSPALCPLQVDQVTTTWLDIRDAWRGTRHVVQVRAKDEFGHGAWSEWSPEAVGTPWTEPWDLTSEMEPFSSQGLSWNPVPILWQPPMLSWSLEEVCYLASPCLLASW, from the exons ATGGCGTGGCCGTCGGGGAcgcttctcctcctccttctccgCCTCCTCCTTCACCTCTCCGCCGGCGGGCGGCCCTGCGGCCCCACCA GACTGTCGCGGGACACGGTCTTGGGCCACCTGGGAGCCAACATCACATTGACCTGCCAGGACGAGGTGCCTGCAAATGCCACGGTGTTGTGGCAGGTGGAggagcaggggacagcagggggctggggacagcagctggcAGAGGGTAACACTCTGCTCCTGCGGTGGCTGCGCTACGAGGACTCTGGGCACTACAGCTGCACTGTGGGGAGCCGCCTGCTGCGCTCCCTGCGTCTGCTGGTGGCAG agccCCCTGAAACTCCCCAGGTCTCCTGCTACCGGCGGAGCCACGACAAGGACGTCCTGTGTGAGTGGCCACAGCAGGAGAAGCCATCCCCAGGGACAAGGGCGATACTCTGGGTGAAGCAGAG GTTTGTGGCTGAGAATGCCACAGAGCAGCGGTGCCGCTACTTCTCCAAGGCACGAAAGTTTGTTTGCCGGGTGAAGGTGCCACCTGGCGCTGATGACACCAAACACCTTGTGGTGTCCACGTGCGTCAGCAACAGTGCTGGTGGCTCGGCTGGCAAAGACAAGATCATCACCCTCAGCAGTATCC TGAAGCCAGACCCCCCAATCAATGTGACAGTGGAGGCACTGGAGAAGGCCCCTCAGCGGCTGCAGGTGAACTGGTCCTACCCCTCATCCTGGGACCGCCGTTTCTACTGGCTCCGCTTCCAGGTCCGCTACCGGCCTGAACCTGCTCCAACTTTCATGGAGGTGAGACCCTGCTTGCTGGCATGTTGCTTGTCCCTGGTCAGATTATCCCCAGCACTGTGTCCCCTCCAGGTGGATCAGGTGACAACAACTTGGCTCGACATTCGTGACGCATGGCGTGGGACGAGGCATGTGGTGCAGGTGAGGGCCAAGGATGAGTTTGGCCACGGTGCATGGAGCGAGTGGAGCCCGGAGGCTGTGGGCACCCCTTGGACAG AACCTTGGGACCTCACCTCTGAAATGGAGCCTTTCAGCTCACAG GGTCTGTCATGGAATCCAGTACCCATCCTGTGGCAACCCCCTATGCTTTCCTGGTCACTGGAGGAAGTCTGCTACTTGGCATCGCCCTGTTTGTTGGCATCGTGGTGA
- the IL6R gene encoding interleukin-6 receptor subunit alpha isoform X4, giving the protein MAWPSGTLLLLLLRLLLHLSAGGRPCGPTRLSRDTVLGHLGANITLTCQDEVPANATVLWQVEEQGTAGGWGQQLAEGNTLLLRWLRYEDSGHYSCTVGSRLLRSLRLLVAEPPETPQVSCYRRSHDKDVLCEWPQQEKPSPGTRAILWVKQRFVAENATEQRCRYFSKARKFVCRVKVPPGADDTKHLVVSTCVSNSAGGSAGKDKIITLSSILKPDPPINVTVEALEKAPQRLQVNWSYPSSWDRRFYWLRFQVRYRPEPAPTFMEVRPCLLACCLSLVRLSPALCPLQVDQVTTTWLDIRDAWRGTRHVVQNLGTSPLKWSLSAHRVCHGIQYPSCGNPLCFPGHWRKSATWHRPVCWHRGEVQAEMVDKWAEDGQARGRRAAYAGPPRCPPACTQ; this is encoded by the exons ATGGCGTGGCCGTCGGGGAcgcttctcctcctccttctccgCCTCCTCCTTCACCTCTCCGCCGGCGGGCGGCCCTGCGGCCCCACCA GACTGTCGCGGGACACGGTCTTGGGCCACCTGGGAGCCAACATCACATTGACCTGCCAGGACGAGGTGCCTGCAAATGCCACGGTGTTGTGGCAGGTGGAggagcaggggacagcagggggctggggacagcagctggcAGAGGGTAACACTCTGCTCCTGCGGTGGCTGCGCTACGAGGACTCTGGGCACTACAGCTGCACTGTGGGGAGCCGCCTGCTGCGCTCCCTGCGTCTGCTGGTGGCAG agccCCCTGAAACTCCCCAGGTCTCCTGCTACCGGCGGAGCCACGACAAGGACGTCCTGTGTGAGTGGCCACAGCAGGAGAAGCCATCCCCAGGGACAAGGGCGATACTCTGGGTGAAGCAGAG GTTTGTGGCTGAGAATGCCACAGAGCAGCGGTGCCGCTACTTCTCCAAGGCACGAAAGTTTGTTTGCCGGGTGAAGGTGCCACCTGGCGCTGATGACACCAAACACCTTGTGGTGTCCACGTGCGTCAGCAACAGTGCTGGTGGCTCGGCTGGCAAAGACAAGATCATCACCCTCAGCAGTATCC TGAAGCCAGACCCCCCAATCAATGTGACAGTGGAGGCACTGGAGAAGGCCCCTCAGCGGCTGCAGGTGAACTGGTCCTACCCCTCATCCTGGGACCGCCGTTTCTACTGGCTCCGCTTCCAGGTCCGCTACCGGCCTGAACCTGCTCCAACTTTCATGGAGGTGAGACCCTGCTTGCTGGCATGTTGCTTGTCCCTGGTCAGATTATCCCCAGCACTGTGTCCCCTCCAGGTGGATCAGGTGACAACAACTTGGCTCGACATTCGTGACGCATGGCGTGGGACGAGGCATGTGGTGCAG AACCTTGGGACCTCACCTCTGAAATGGAGCCTTTCAGCTCACAG GGTCTGTCATGGAATCCAGTACCCATCCTGTGGCAACCCCCTATGCTTTCCTGGTCACTGGAGGAAGTCTGCTACTTGGCATCGCCCTGTTTGTTGGCATCGTGGTGAG GTACAGGCAGAAATGGTGGACAAGTGGGCAGAAGACGGCCAAGCCAGAGGGCGAAGGGCAGCATATGCTGGTCCCCCTAGGTGTCCCCCTGCCTGCACTCAGTGA
- the IL6R gene encoding interleukin-6 receptor subunit alpha isoform X1: MAWPSGTLLLLLLRLLLHLSAGGRPCGPTRLSRDTVLGHLGANITLTCQDEVPANATVLWQVEEQGTAGGWGQQLAEGNTLLLRWLRYEDSGHYSCTVGSRLLRSLRLLVAEPPETPQVSCYRRSHDKDVLCEWPQQEKPSPGTRAILWVKQRFVAENATEQRCRYFSKARKFVCRVKVPPGADDTKHLVVSTCVSNSAGGSAGKDKIITLSSILKPDPPINVTVEALEKAPQRLQVNWSYPSSWDRRFYWLRFQVRYRPEPAPTFMEVRPCLLACCLSLVRLSPALCPLQVDQVTTTWLDIRDAWRGTRHVVQVRAKDEFGHGAWSEWSPEAVGTPWTEPWDLTSEMEPFSSQVPMEDGTYGVTLLPKLFGEDDTNDAGGSVMESSTHPVATPYAFLVTGGSLLLGIALFVGIVVRYRQKWWTSGQKTAKPEGEGQHMLVPLGVPLPALSDTPLLSHPAPSAPVMLHMTHTDISSSGQ; encoded by the exons ATGGCGTGGCCGTCGGGGAcgcttctcctcctccttctccgCCTCCTCCTTCACCTCTCCGCCGGCGGGCGGCCCTGCGGCCCCACCA GACTGTCGCGGGACACGGTCTTGGGCCACCTGGGAGCCAACATCACATTGACCTGCCAGGACGAGGTGCCTGCAAATGCCACGGTGTTGTGGCAGGTGGAggagcaggggacagcagggggctggggacagcagctggcAGAGGGTAACACTCTGCTCCTGCGGTGGCTGCGCTACGAGGACTCTGGGCACTACAGCTGCACTGTGGGGAGCCGCCTGCTGCGCTCCCTGCGTCTGCTGGTGGCAG agccCCCTGAAACTCCCCAGGTCTCCTGCTACCGGCGGAGCCACGACAAGGACGTCCTGTGTGAGTGGCCACAGCAGGAGAAGCCATCCCCAGGGACAAGGGCGATACTCTGGGTGAAGCAGAG GTTTGTGGCTGAGAATGCCACAGAGCAGCGGTGCCGCTACTTCTCCAAGGCACGAAAGTTTGTTTGCCGGGTGAAGGTGCCACCTGGCGCTGATGACACCAAACACCTTGTGGTGTCCACGTGCGTCAGCAACAGTGCTGGTGGCTCGGCTGGCAAAGACAAGATCATCACCCTCAGCAGTATCC TGAAGCCAGACCCCCCAATCAATGTGACAGTGGAGGCACTGGAGAAGGCCCCTCAGCGGCTGCAGGTGAACTGGTCCTACCCCTCATCCTGGGACCGCCGTTTCTACTGGCTCCGCTTCCAGGTCCGCTACCGGCCTGAACCTGCTCCAACTTTCATGGAGGTGAGACCCTGCTTGCTGGCATGTTGCTTGTCCCTGGTCAGATTATCCCCAGCACTGTGTCCCCTCCAGGTGGATCAGGTGACAACAACTTGGCTCGACATTCGTGACGCATGGCGTGGGACGAGGCATGTGGTGCAGGTGAGGGCCAAGGATGAGTTTGGCCACGGTGCATGGAGCGAGTGGAGCCCGGAGGCTGTGGGCACCCCTTGGACAG AACCTTGGGACCTCACCTCTGAAATGGAGCCTTTCAGCTCACAG GTCCCCATGGAAGATGGTACCTATGGGGTGACACTGCTCCCCAAGCTCTTTGGGGAGGATGATACTAATGATGCTGGTG GGTCTGTCATGGAATCCAGTACCCATCCTGTGGCAACCCCCTATGCTTTCCTGGTCACTGGAGGAAGTCTGCTACTTGGCATCGCCCTGTTTGTTGGCATCGTGGTGAG GTACAGGCAGAAATGGTGGACAAGTGGGCAGAAGACGGCCAAGCCAGAGGGCGAAGGGCAGCATATGCTGGTCCCCCTAGGTGTCCCCCTGCCTGCACTCAGTGATACTCCTCTGCTCTCACACCCTGCCCCCTCAGCCCCTGTAATGCTCCACATGACTCACACAGATATTTCCTCCTCAGGGCAGTAG
- the IL6R gene encoding interleukin-6 receptor subunit alpha isoform X3, translating into MPRCCGRWRSRGQQGAGDSSWQRVTLCSCGGCATRTLGTTAALWGAACCAPCVCWWQVSCYRRSHDKDVLCEWPQQEKPSPGTRAILWVKQRFVAENATEQRCRYFSKARKFVCRVKVPPGADDTKHLVVSTCVSNSAGGSAGKDKIITLSSILKPDPPINVTVEALEKAPQRLQVNWSYPSSWDRRFYWLRFQVRYRPEPAPTFMEVRPCLLACCLSLVRLSPALCPLQVDQVTTTWLDIRDAWRGTRHVVQVRAKDEFGHGAWSEWSPEAVGTPWTEPWDLTSEMEPFSSQVPMEDGTYGVTLLPKLFGEDDTNDAGGSVMESSTHPVATPYAFLVTGGSLLLGIALFVGIVVRYRQKWWTSGQKTAKPEGEGQHMLVPLGVPLPALSDTPLLSHPAPSAPVMLHMTHTDISSSGQ; encoded by the exons ATGCCACGGTGTTGTGGCAGGTGGAggagcaggggacagcagggggctggggacagcagctggcAGAGGGTAACACTCTGCTCCTGCGGTGGCTGCGCTACGAGGACTCTGGGCACTACAGCTGCACTGTGGGGAGCCGCCTGCTGCGCTCCCTGCGTCTGCTGGTGGCAG GTCTCCTGCTACCGGCGGAGCCACGACAAGGACGTCCTGTGTGAGTGGCCACAGCAGGAGAAGCCATCCCCAGGGACAAGGGCGATACTCTGGGTGAAGCAGAG GTTTGTGGCTGAGAATGCCACAGAGCAGCGGTGCCGCTACTTCTCCAAGGCACGAAAGTTTGTTTGCCGGGTGAAGGTGCCACCTGGCGCTGATGACACCAAACACCTTGTGGTGTCCACGTGCGTCAGCAACAGTGCTGGTGGCTCGGCTGGCAAAGACAAGATCATCACCCTCAGCAGTATCC TGAAGCCAGACCCCCCAATCAATGTGACAGTGGAGGCACTGGAGAAGGCCCCTCAGCGGCTGCAGGTGAACTGGTCCTACCCCTCATCCTGGGACCGCCGTTTCTACTGGCTCCGCTTCCAGGTCCGCTACCGGCCTGAACCTGCTCCAACTTTCATGGAGGTGAGACCCTGCTTGCTGGCATGTTGCTTGTCCCTGGTCAGATTATCCCCAGCACTGTGTCCCCTCCAGGTGGATCAGGTGACAACAACTTGGCTCGACATTCGTGACGCATGGCGTGGGACGAGGCATGTGGTGCAGGTGAGGGCCAAGGATGAGTTTGGCCACGGTGCATGGAGCGAGTGGAGCCCGGAGGCTGTGGGCACCCCTTGGACAG AACCTTGGGACCTCACCTCTGAAATGGAGCCTTTCAGCTCACAG GTCCCCATGGAAGATGGTACCTATGGGGTGACACTGCTCCCCAAGCTCTTTGGGGAGGATGATACTAATGATGCTGGTG GGTCTGTCATGGAATCCAGTACCCATCCTGTGGCAACCCCCTATGCTTTCCTGGTCACTGGAGGAAGTCTGCTACTTGGCATCGCCCTGTTTGTTGGCATCGTGGTGAG GTACAGGCAGAAATGGTGGACAAGTGGGCAGAAGACGGCCAAGCCAGAGGGCGAAGGGCAGCATATGCTGGTCCCCCTAGGTGTCCCCCTGCCTGCACTCAGTGATACTCCTCTGCTCTCACACCCTGCCCCCTCAGCCCCTGTAATGCTCCACATGACTCACACAGATATTTCCTCCTCAGGGCAGTAG